The following are from one region of the Quercus robur chromosome 1, dhQueRobu3.1, whole genome shotgun sequence genome:
- the LOC126719850 gene encoding uncharacterized protein LOC126719850 — MEKEAKSHRANNNNNNGNNNNNNRATETDFGLQWGNRKRLRCVKVKDQSLANKSDCLGKKKITSRVDRRVVSAAEKESVSPQPHRINKNSDLPMNNRKVLVTSPEKEDRYYTTRGSLGLDDNGKVLLDPVKEDRGVVWPKLFITLSSKEKEEDFMAMKGCKPPQRPKKRAKLIQRSLLLVSPGAWLSDLCQERYEVREKKAAKKRPRGLKAMGSMDSDSE, encoded by the exons ATGGAAAAGGAAGCAAAAAGTCATAGAGcgaataacaacaacaacaacggcaacaataacaacaacaatagagCTACTGAGACAGACTTTGGGTTGCAGTGGGGTAATAGAAAGAGGCTTAGATGTGTGAAAGTCAAAGACCAAAGCTTAGCCAACAAATCAGATTGTTTGGGGAAGAAGAAAATTACTTCTCGTGTTGATCGCCGAGTGGTTAGCGCTGCCGAGAAAGAATCAGTTTCTCCACAGCCCCATCGAATCAATAA GAACTCTGACTTGCCAATGAATAACCGGAAAGTGTTGGTGACATCGCCAGAGAAGGAAGATCGATATTACACAACAAGGGGTTCGTTGGGATTGGATGATAATGGGAAGGTGTTGTTGGATCCTGTAAAGGAGGATAGAGGGGTTGTTTGGCCAAAGCTGTTTATCACACTGTCTAGCAAAGAAAAGGAGGAGGATTTTATGGCTATGAAAGGGTGTAAGCCTCCTCAGAGACCCAAGAAGAGGGCTAAGTTGATACAAAGAAGCTTACTT TTGGTCAGTCCAGGTGCATGGCTATCGGATCTGTGCCAAGAGAGGTATGAAGTGAGGGAAAAAAAGGCTGCAAAGAAG AGACCCAGAGGATTGAAGGCAATGGGAAGTATGGATAGTGATTCAGAATAA
- the LOC126719858 gene encoding octanoyltransferase LIP2, mitochondrial has translation MRILRSLEVWKMGTVNYLDALKLQEKLVADRKTRKIADTVLSLQHPPTYTLGKRRTDHNLLIPESELKMIGAELCYTQRGGDITFHGPHQAILYPIISLRDIGIGARNYVEKLELTMIELASLYGVRACAGQKGETGVWVGERKIGAIGVSISYGITSHGLAFNVDPDLSYFKHIVPCGIADKEVTSLRKETDSVLPTEEVIQEQLISCFARLFGYSNLIWKEKGSILSDNGEN, from the coding sequence ATGAGAATTCTGCGAAGCCTTGAGGTCTGGAAAATGGGCACTGTTAACTATTTGGATGCACTTAAGCTCCAGGAAAAGCTCGTGGCCGATAGAAAAACTCGTAAAATTGCAGATACTGTCTTGTCCTTGCAACACCCGCCTACATATACCCTTGGCAAACGACGGACTGATCACAATTTGTTGATCCCCGAGTCTGAACTTAAAATGATAGGAGCTGAACTTTGCTACACACAAAGAGGAGGGGACATTACATTTCATGGTCCACATCAAGCAATTTTGTACCCCATTATTTCTCTCCGGGATATTGGAATTGGTGCTCGAAATTATGTGGAGAAACTTGAGTTAACTATGATTGAATTGGCCTCTCTGTATGGTGTGAGAGCTTGTGCTGGACAAAAGGGTGAGACGGGGGTTTGGgttggagagagaaagattggTGCTATTGGGGTTAGTATATCATATGGAATCACTTCTCATGGGTTAGCATTCAACGTTGATCCTGATCTGAGCTATTTTAAGCATATTGTGCCTTGTGGGATTGCCGATAAAGAAGTTACTTCTTTGAGAAAGGAGACGGATTCTGTGCTTCCAACTGAAGAAGTAATTCAAGAACAGttaatttcttgttttgcaAGACTATTTGGTTATAGCAATCTTATTTGGAAAGAGAAGGGTTCGATTTTGTCAGATAATGGGGAAAACTGA